Genomic window (Mustela erminea isolate mMusErm1 chromosome X, mMusErm1.Pri, whole genome shotgun sequence):
CCCTGCTGGGCAGGTCACTCCCAGAGGCCGGGCTGGGGCGGGGCAGGAGATGGAGAGCCGATCTGAGCTCCTGGGCCACCTTCGCTCCGGCCACTGCCCAGCTGCCTGGAGCCCAGAGAGCCCAGCCAGGTAAGGGGCTTCAAGGGGTCCCAGGGACAAGCTGGCCTGTcccgcccagcccctgccctcccatGGCCGCCTCTCCCGGACTCCCTCAGGGTGTGTGGGAGGAAGGGGTGCCTGTACGGCTGCCTCAGATCCTGCGGGCTGCCCGGGTGGGTCCTGGGATGCGTTCGTCCCTCTGTCCTAGCCGGCTCGGTATGGGGAGGAGCACAGTGGGCCCGGGGGTTTGTGGCTGACTCAGTGCGGCCAGACGTCACCAACCTGGATCTGACTAGGGCTGTAGCCCCACGTCCGCACTGCTggaacacgcacacacacatgcacacaggtaCCCTGTCACTGGACCCTTCTCAGGGCCCCTGTCTAGACACAGGACGCAGCTGACCCCTCTGATAGGAGGCTGAGCTCAATACCATGTTTCCTCCAGGCGATCGAGACACCTGCCCTGGCCCCACCATGCCCACGGCGTCCACCGCCTCTGGTAAGGTTCCTGCCCCTGggcccccacccctccatccGGGCAGGCTGAGTGAGGTTGGATGAAGCAGAGAAGCCCCTCCTTCTGAGACCCCCTCCCCGCTCCTCTCCAGGCTGCGGGTGTGGGCAAGGGAGGGCACTGGCCCTACAAGttccctgggggctggggctgcccctccctccctaccACATGAGGCGGGAATGGCTTCTGCTGGGAGTCGGGAAGTGGGAGGCTGGAGGGAAGCAGAAGGCCCAGGCTGATGGCCGCTCGAGCCCCTGGCTCTGCCTGGCCAGCTGGAATGTCCTTGGGCCCAGGGGCCCCCGTGCAGCACACCCCCTAACTcagccctcttcctccacccGTTGCCCAGCTGTGCCCTggaccctctctgcctctgttccacCCGGCAACGGCAGCAAGGGGCTGCTGGACACGCGGAACCTGCTGCTCGCCCAGGCGGAGCTTGCCCTGCTCTCCACAGTCTTTGTGGCTGTGGCCCTGAGCAACGGCTTGGTGCTGGGGGTCCTAGCACGCCGGGGCCGGCGGGGTCGCTGGGCACCCATGCATGTCTTCATTGGCCACTTGTGCCTGGCCGACCTGGCTGTGGCTCTGTTCCAAGTACTGCCCCAGCTGGTATGGGATGCCACAGATCGCTTCCGTGGGCCAGACGCCCTGTGCCGGGCCGTCAAGTACCTGCAGATGGTGGGCATGTACGCCTCGTCCTACATGATCCTGGCCATGACGCTGGACCGCCACCGTGCCATCTGCCGCCCTATGTTGGCCTACCGCCACGGAGGTGGGACTCACTGGAACCGGCCGGTGCTGGTGGCCTGGGCCTTCTCGCTCATTTTCAGCCTGCCCCAGCTTTTCATCTTTGCCCAGCGTGACGTGGGTAATGGCAGTGGGGTCCATGACTGCTGGGCCCACTTTGTGGAGCCCTGGGGCCTCCGAGCCTATGTCACCTGGATCGCTCTGATGGTGTTCGTGGCCCCGGCCCTGGGCATCGCTGCCTGCCAGGTGCTCATCTTCCGGGAGATCCATGCGAGCCTGCTGCTGGGGCCAGCAGAGAGGGCCGGGGCTTGCCGGGGAGGGCACCGGACAGGCAGTCCCAGCGAGGGGGCCCGGGTGTCAGCGGCCATGGCCAAGACCGTGCGGATGACGCTGGTGATTGTGATCGTGTACGTGCTATGCTGGGCGCCTTTCTTCCTCGTGCAGCTGTGGGCGGCGTGGGACCCGCAGGCGCCGGTGGAAGGTGGGTGCGGCCACGGCTAGGACTGTGGGGGACGGCTCAGGCCCGGCCGCAGAGGCACCCGCGCCCCCATGCACACTGCAGGCTTTGGGCTCAGGAGTACCCGAGGGCTCACGCAGATCGCTCTTCCCCTGCGAGCAGGCGGTGTGGCCGCACCTctgcccaggcaccctcagtCCCAGCCCGgactctcccaccccccacagagGCCCCCTTCGTGCTGCTGATGTTGCTGGCCAGCCTGAACAGCTGCACCAACCCCTGGATCTACGCCTTCTTCAGCAGCAGCGTCTCCTCGGAGCTGCGGAGCCTGCTCTGCGGGGCCCGAAGTCGGGCCCCACCCAGCTCGGGCCCCCAGGAGGAGTCCTGCGCCACTGCCAGCTCCTTCCTGGCCAAGGACACTTCCTCCTGAGAAGTCAGGGGGCGCCTTCCTTCTAGAAGCTCTGTGAAACCCCACTGCCCACCTGGGGCTGGCCCTGGGAATGCCGGGCTTGGGGCGGGCTCAGGCCTCGGGCTGCAGCAGCAGGGGTTCCACCCCAGCAGGGGACCCCCCCACACCCAGGAAGGAAAAGGGGCGGGGCCGGAGGACCTTCTTCTCCCCCCAGCGCTCCCCTCGCCCCAGCCTCTCTAGTCCCCTCAGCCCCCCGCTCTCACTCGCTCCCCAATAAACGTTCCAGCTCTTTGCCCACCGGTGACTCTCCTTGGCTCGGAGTACCTTTGGCTGTGGGGCAGCGCGGAAAGACGTTCTCGGGCTCCCCCGCCAGACACCAGAGCTGGTGTGCGGGTCACCCTGCGATGCCATGCCCTGGCCTGGGCAAGTCTGTGCTGAGAGGCCCCCGTGGAAGCTGCTGCAGCTGCCGGAGCTGCCGCCTTTGCTGAGCGCCCGCCGCCCGCCACCCAGCTCCCAGCCCGGCGCCGAGACAGAGAACCGGCTCGCATGGGGAGTCAGCGCACAGGCCTTTATGAACAGCAGCCGCCGCCTGCCAGCTCCCACCGGCACCGGCACCGGCACCGGCCCCGGCACCGCACTCTCGGTGAGGCAGACGCAGGCCCGGGCGCCCACCACCCAGCTCGCGGACAAACCCTCACCGAAAAGCCACGGAGGGGCCCGCCCCAGCCTCCCCAGGGGCCCAAGCCGGGTCTGGAGCAGGCGGGGCCGCCTCTGGGCAGCTGGACCCTCCTCTGCGAGGGGCCGGAGGGCTGAGGGCAGGAGCACCAGCGCCGGCTGCACGGAGCGGGGGAGAAGCTGGCAGCACCTCAGTGCTTAAGGGGCGAGTCCGGGCTCTGGGGACAGGACGCCGAGGGGGACGCCAGGACCCCGGAGCCCCGGGAGAGGCCTTTGTTTTTGCCGAGGCGGCTGCAGGCTGGAGGCTTCAGGCTGCAGGGCCCGTGGCCAGGGGAGCAGGTGGACGCCAGCCCAAGGCCTTGGCGGGCGGAGGTCTTTCCCAAGAGCTCCTTAAACACGGAGTCCATGGTCTGGGCCACGGCCTaaggggggagcagagagaggggacctCCTGCTGAAGACCTCCCCCAACCTAGCCCGCTCTTTCTCCCATCCCCGGTTGGGGGCTCGCCTCCCTGAGCCAGGAGTGGCgggccttcctccctctgccGCCCAAGCATCCACTCGAACTCTTTCTCATTCCGAAACCAAAGCCCTTGGCCACCTTCCTGTCACCacgccccttctctctctcctttggccCCAAAGCTGCCACCCCTCCTTCCCTGTCCGGTTTCCCTCCTGCCACTCTTGGTGTGACTGTCACAGCCTCCTCTGGGGACAGCAATacatccctcccccttctcataccTACTCTCATCGCCCTGTGGCTGGGATCACAGCCACACCTTGGCCCCAGGGACCACCAGCGTGCTGGAGCCTCTCAGGTGAGTGTCTCCCTGCAACCCCCCTGGCCCTGCCCGccgcctgcctcccctgcctctcgCCTCCCCTGCCTACCACCAGACTCCTGCTCCCTGGCATGAGAGTCTGTGTGGCCTAGGTCAGCCCCTGGTCCCCTGACTCCTAGGCCGGGCCACTGGGCCACAGCCGGCGCGCTGCGTGCTCTTGGGCTCTTTCCTCCAGTCCCCGCTATCCCGAAGGCTTCTGCTCACTGGGAGCCCAGAAGCACACGTGCTAGGCCCATGAGAGCAGGGAGCCGGTCTCCCTAGGCTGCCCCCCAGCGGGGGCCGTATCCAGCACCCATTCTCTCCATCTGTCCATCTCCTCAACCTGTCCCTTCTGTCCTCCTTGGCCACCAAGTGCCTGCTAGGCCACTACTGGTCACCTACCCTGGCTCCAGATGCCATGCCTGCCTGGGACTCCCGCTTGCCACTTCCTGCTCAAGAACCGAATGAGCCCCCAGGTCCCCCTCCACTCTGCTTTGGGGATCATCCTTCCCTCTGGGCTCACACCCCTGCTGGCCTGTCCCTCCCCGGGCTGGGCCCTGACAGCTGGTCTGAGGCCAGGAAGGGCAGACATGAACCTTGGGAAGAAAGAGTTTGGTTCCTAATGGGGAGGTAAAGACCCCCCCCAGGAGaggtacccccccacccccactatcTGCCACACACCCACTCCTGGCTCTCACCTTGTCTACCTCCACATATCGCTCCGGGGAGGTAGGGACCAAACAGTGCCGCCTGTGCCCAGAGGGCCCCCCGGAGGTGCCCAGTGGGGCCTCGGGCGGGGCGCATGGCTCTGGCCTGCAGGGTACAGACAGGACATGgccaagagaggaggaagagcgAGGCTGGCCCAGCGGGATTCGGTCCTTTGGTGTCCCTCACGGACAACGGTCCCCCAGCCGAGATCCTCTCCACATGGCCTAAGCCAGACCCCAGCCCCTTCTGACTCAGCACCACACCTTTGCCTGGCACAGGCTTGGCTCCCCAGCGGCAGTGCTCAGGCCGAGGTGAGTGAGTGGGGCCACCAAAATGAATCTTCCCAAGGAACCCTCTTTCCCTCGCTCACCGATGGATGAACTCCATGGCCAGGAGGATCTCTGGACTGCTCACCGGCTCCCCCGCAGCCTGCGGCCCCTGGGCTGCCGTGTGCTTTTCTGCACTAGGGTCAGAGAGACGACCCACAAAAAGTGCTCATTCCCAGCGCAGGCTCTGGGGGCCGGCGGGCTCTCAGGGTTGGTCCGAAGTGGTCTGGGCTGCCCCAGGCCTAGGGAAGCTGGGACTCACTCACCTCCCAGGCAGCGTGATGTACTTGTGCGGGATGAGTCCCCGGGCGCCCGCACACTCGCCCCGCCACCAGTCGCCCGAGGCCCGCTCGTGCAGCCGCAGCACGTCCCCGCGCTGAAAGCTTAGCTCCTGGGCTGTGCGACCCGTGTAAGCAAAACAGGCCACGGCCTCCATGACCCCCTCCAGGTCTGCGGAGAAAAGGGGGCTGGAGGCGGAGGGCACACCCAGGGCAGTCAGAAATCGgcacctcctctccccccactcaccATCCTCCTGGGCCACGGTCCCCGCTTCCAGCTCTGGCTCGTTGTCCCCAGCCAAGCCCTCCAGCTGGGCATCCCTGAGGTCAAAGTGAGGCATCTGCGTGAATGACGGGGCTCCCCTCTGCTGCACCGCCCCCCCAGGCCCCGCACAGATACACACCCCAGACAGCCGGAGGAGGGCGGCGCCATGCACTTCTCATATGTCGGGCCCGGCAGCACGGTCACGGGCGGGAAAACCCGCGACGGCTGCACAATGAGGGTCTGCACCAGCTGGTTCACGCGGCCCTGCAAGGCTACTGGGTCCTGCCCGGCGGGCACGGGCAGCAGCGTCGGCCCGAAGCACACCGCCAGGTTGTAGGGGTCCATCATGTTCTCGTCGCTGTACTGCGCCAGGCTGGGGGCACACGCGGGTCACAGGCAGCAAGCGCCCCGCCGCCTGTGCCCCGCGCTCCCCACAGCTCTCTTGGTCCCCCAGAGCACACTCACTGGTTGAGGAAGGTGAAGAGGTAGCGCAGGACGACCAGCGCCGGTGCGGGCAGCTGGGTCAGGAGGCGGCCCACGTGCTCCACCCGCTCAGCCACAGCCTCCAGCTCTGCGGCCCAGGCCGCCCCCGGGGGAGAGAAGCGCGGGAGTGAGGCCCTGGCCACGGGGCAgtgtccccctccccgccccgccagGACGCCTCATGCCTGGGTCTCACCTGCCGAGGCCAGCAGCTCTCCAAACAGGTCCGGAGGGAAGAGTGGGGGGTCCAGGCTCCGGAAGTAGAGCTTCAGGACCCCTGCCACCGCGTCCAGGTCGTGGGGTGTGCAGCCTTCCACTAGTGGGTCCTCCCCTAGGGGTGACGCAGGGCGTAGGAGGCCGATCGCACCAGCTCTGGCTGTCACCCTCCGCCCACCCCTACCCTGTCCAGCCGGTCCCCTACCTCTCTCAAAAGCGTCACGGATCTCTGAGACCCGGGGCTGGGCACCTGACACCCGGAAGATGCCCTCGTGCTGCAGCCCTAGGGGAGGAGGAGAACCAGTGGGTGTCAGCCGGGTCCCCTCCCCAGCGCCTGGGGGGTTGGGTGCTGGGCAGGCAGCAGGGAGGCCCGGGTCTTGCTTACCATTCAGGTTGATGAAGCGGATACAGCTCTCCACCACCAGGGGCACGGGCTGGCCTGagctctggggacagagagggggcGCTCACTTCACAGTCCCTCCTTGTTTCTGGCTCCCTTGTATCTTCTCTGAACAAGCCGCGACGGTTATTGGCAATGCGGCCTGCCACGTGGTTTGCGAGACTCGCCCCAACCAACCTCGAATCCACTGACATTGCCAAACTCTTAAATGAACCAGCCGCAGCGCGGGAGCACATCGCGAAAACGCGCCCGCTGGTTCTTCTTTTCagaccctctcccttccctcgcTGCGTCGCCTAGGACCCCCAGGGGCGCGCCAGCCAGAGCTTCCTCCTCACGCGCTCCTGCCTGAGGCTTTCTGTCGAGgcctgggttgttttttttaatttgtttttaagtgttttatttacttatttgtgaaagagagaggaggggagagagcgcACGCGCGCGCGGGAGGcccggagagggagaagcaggctccccgcggagcagggagcccgatgtgggccccGATCCCGAGACcccgagaccgtgacctgagccaaaggcagcactTCACCGACTGGGCCCCAGGGGTGCCCCTCGGTAGACGCCTGGTGCTGAGTGAAGACCTTCCCTGCAGTCGGGGCAGGCCTGACAGAGGCCCGTGCAGGAGGGGTCGGTCGACCACTAGTCGACAATCGAGGCCACTGGGGTCGTGGGCCCGAGGGAAGCCAgaaggcagggcagggcctgCACTTGGCTGGAGCATGAGGCGGAGCCAGTACCTGGATAAACTTCTCCATGTCCCCCCCAAAGAGCTTCTGGTTATACTgggagctggggcgggggcggcggctcttctgctgttttctctgtgtgtactGGGCCCTGTAGCGGATGGCAGCTGGCTCTGAGGGGAGGGTACGGAGAACAggatgccccccaccctcccggaGCCCAGCCAAGCAGGGCCCTGGAGCCCACAAGTCGGTCTAGAACCCACTGGGCCACAGAACGAtgagcagcagagctgggccCCAAGGAGAGGGTATGTGGGGACATGGCAGCTTGGTCCCTGTAGAAGCCACCCCTGAGAACACACGGGCCCGCACACAGCGGGAACTCACCAAGACACGTCCTGCTCGTCCTTGTCACCTGGGGGTAGAAAACAGTGGTGCGCTTTGCGGGTCCGAAagaaaggctggcagagaggAACGCGGGCTTGGGCGGGGGGCGAGGCAGGAAAGCTGAGGGCGGGAGCCACCCTGGgcccagggggctgggagggagcagcccagggccagaaggggGGCCCACCTCGTTGAATGGCCTCCTGCAGCTTCTCATGCTTCGCCTGCAGCTTGGCGAGGACGCTTCGCCCACTCAGGTACTCCTGCAGTTTCTGGGGAGCCCAAAGAAGAGTCTGAagttggaatcccagctctgggCCCTCCCTGCGCCCCGCTCCCCCCCCAGCTGACCCCTCCCCACCGTAATGTAGAAGGTCTCCGTCTCCTGCTGCTGGCCCCGCCTGCGGCCAGCCTGCCGCGCCCCTGCATCCGAGCTGGTGGACTTGAGGGACTCGGTGGAGGGGCTGGCTTGGAGGGAGTCGAGTGCGTCCCCGTCTTCCGCCGCCACCGCCTCCAGCAGGACCTGCAGTGTGGCCTTCAGAGTCTTGCTCACCTGGGGCACAAGCGAGGGACAGAAGTCCAAGTCAGAAGATAGGGGGAGGGGAGACCACAGCCACTTGGCTCCGTGTCTCCGGGTCCTGGTCCCCACCCTGAGCCAAGGCATTCCTACCTCCTCTGTCTCGATGGTCTGTCGGTCAAGGCGGCTCTGGATATTCTGGGCTCTGGGCAGAATTTCATCCCGCAGCTCCATCTCCAGCCGGATCTCAGCCACCTGTGCGGGGCGGTGTGCGGGGCACTGAGGGCTGAGCCTGGGGCCATGAAGCTCAGGCGTGGCAGTGGGCTGGGCAGTGGGCACCGAGGCCTCTGGGCCTGAGGACAGCATGTGTGTTTCCGCTGCCGCAGCAGCTGCTGTCCAGGACCCCTGGTCCTTGACATGTAACCTACCCGGTTCTCCCTGAGAGGAACGGGCTCCTCCGTGCCCGCGCACACCAGCGAACAGACACTCACAGCAGTGCTACTCCTAACGGCCGCAAGACAGAAGCGAGCCCAATGCCTTATCAGatgagggggtgtggggggatgggagaggggatggggagtgactgcttcCGGGgtccagggtttctttttggtggtgaacGTGTTTGGCAATGAGAGGGTGGTGATGGTTGCGTAACTCGGCGAAAATTCTAAAACCCGtggaattgtatactttaaatgggcgGATTATATGGTACGTGATTCACACCTCAATAAAGCagctgatcattttttaaaaatgtggtcagGAGGGCTGGGGTGtgagacagaagagggagagcCTAGCGAGAAAAACGCCTCATTCTGATCAGGCAGAAATAGGTTTCCTGTAGCAAAATGTGAGCCTTTGAGCCCCTTGCCCTGTGGGCAGAGTGAGGGGTCGGGGAGACCGACTTTAGGAAGTGAGGAAGAGGAATGCCTCTCCTTCAAACATGAACCACTTGGAGAACTCTGACAGTGACGTCAAGTTCAAATGGAGAGCTAAGACTTTGCTGAACATGCCCTGCTCTCTGTCCTCTGCAAGCCCCACCAGAAAGGGGCGCAGGAAGGCCTAGGTCATGGAGATGCCGGGGGGGGGGTGCAGCGAGGCCAACAGTTGAGATGCCATAGAAGTGAAAGATTTGCACACTTGCGTTCACGGCAGCCAAAAGCAGGAAGCAGCGCAAGTGTCCACCAAGGGATGAATGGAGAAGCAAATGCACTCTGTCCATACAAGGCCATGATTTTCAGCCTTAGAATGGAAGAAGAGCCTGTCACAGGCTGCGACATCCAGGAGCCTCGAGGACACTAGGCCGAGCACCACTAGCAAATTACAAGAGACAAGTACAGTGTGAGTCCACCCGTGACAGTAAGCTagattcagagagacagaaagtaggacaGGGGATGCTGGGgggctgtggggaaggggagcaagTGTCTCCTGCggatagagtttcagtttgggaagatgtgACATGTGCTTAACGTCACTGAAcatcacacttaaaaatggttaaaatgggggcatccggctggctcagtcagtagagtgtgcaactcttggtctcggggtctgaattcaagccccacactgggtacaaaattaaaaaaaaaaaagtccttatatGAAATGGTAAATCTCATGTATGTTTGACcagaattgtaaaaaaaaaaaaaaaaaaagaaagaaagaaaagtctctcCAAGCTCTAGGAGACACTAATATTAGAAGACCCTCCCCCCAGACCCATATGGTTAGCAGGAGATTTGGCCTCTGGAAAGGATAAATCAGAGGGATTCTGGACTTCGGGACACTAGTCACAGCTAAAGAAGGGGACAAAACTTCCTAGCGATGAGGAATAAGCAAGCAGCCGCTGCCATCTGGCGCCGCCCAGATGGGACATGCTGTTATCCTACTGAACATAAGGAGTGTCACAGAGCATCAGCATCAGACAAGGTCACTCTGTGACCACGAGGACTGACGACAAAAACAAGAACACCTTATAATCACATCTGAGTGGAGACAAAAACAAGAATTTTGTCCAAGCCACAGAAATGCGCAAACCTCCGTCTGTTCAGGGTTAGCCTCCCTTCACCCCCggcccccccacctcctgccttctAGATAAGATTcctgaagacatccaatcagagTCGCCCCGGCTTCCCGACAGTATCTAGGCCAGAGTCAGAGCCAAGTCCCTCCCCCAAATCCCACTAGTCCTTCCTAGCACCCTCTTACCAGGACACCCCAAGATCCCCACCATGGGTGTCTCCCTCAAAGCAATGGTCTGAGTCCCTGACggaaagcccccccaccccgttgaCGAGCTCTGCTCATGCACATCCGCTATATCATCTAATCTACCGGTCAGCCCCTCCCCTTAAATATGACCtcatgagggacgcctgggaggctcagtcgttaagcgtctgctttcggctcagctcatgatcccagggtcctgggatcgaggcccacatcgtgctccctgcttggcaggaagcctgctgctccctcttgcgctctccctgcttatgttccttctctctctgtgtctctctctgtcaaataaataaaattttataaaaaaatatgacTTCATGACCGAGAATTGCCAGCCATTTGAGGCAAGctctaaaatgaaagagaaagatgaaagtgagctcttttctttttttaactgcaagaaaacagagaaaatgcagagagccaagaaaaacatcaagaaaacaaaaatgaacatttcagaaTGATCTCAGAAAATACGATATCCACAAAACAAGGAGAAGGGGTTATTTTAAATAGGAATTTGGAAAATAGAATAGATCTCTTtgaaacaaaaactacaaaagtaaatttaaaaaaattccaacaagGGATTGAAAGAGATAATTGAAGAAATCTCTAACTAAAAGAAATAGAGgcggagaagaggaaagagaacggataagaaaattagagaatcaaccCACAAGGTCCAACACCCAAGTACAGGAATTCctgaaagtgagagaaaagaaaattaggggGGGCAGGAAATGATCAAAGGAACAATATAAGGCCCAAACGTAAGGCCACAGTACTCTAAACCCACAGTGCCCACTGGTGGTCCAGTCCCGTGAAGGAAAAAGGATCCTTAAGGATCAGACTGCGTCGTCAGTGGGAAGTGCAGCGATGTCTTTCACAGTCCAAGAGAAACGAATTGTCAACTCAAGATTCTATATCCAGCTCAACTTGCAACCAATTTCAAGGCTAGAATATGGGCATTTTCAGACAAGCGAAGTCCCAGACTGCCTGGGAGAAgcgggggaggaggcagaggaccCGGCGGCAGGGCAGCGCGCTTGGCCCGCCGGCTGTGGAAGGAAGTTCCGTGAGAACACCTCGAGGCGAGCACCAGAAACTGCAGCTGGAAGAGGAGCGGGAAGTGGCTGTTCCTGGGGAGTGGAATCAGGACCAGAAAGGGGGAGTCAGAGAACTGCCACGGGCCATTGTAAGCCTTGAGCAACATTGGACTTTTTCAACTACGACTCGGATCAGAATACAGATTAAAAAGCCAAAAGCtcgtgtgcctgggtggctcagtgggttaagcctctgccttcggctcaggtcatggtcccagggtcctgggatcgagccccacatcgggctctctgctcagcggggagcctgcttccctctctctctccgcctgcctctctgcctgcttgtgatctctctctgtcaaataagtaaatagaattgaaaaaaaaaaaaaaaaaagctaaaagctCCATGTAATTCCTGTCATTCGCAACGCCCATTTGGACAAACCGGGGAAAACAACAGTGAAGAGACAAGAGACGCTACATTCCACTGCTTGGGTGGTTTACTCGCCTTCTGCTTGGCATTATGAAGTGTCTAAAACATGCAGAGCATTTGGGCAAAAACTATATGGACAGCTAGATGCCCACGGACTACCTGGTGTCCAGCCGGAGATAGTTTCGCTGTGTGGGCCGTGGTGGGGAGGCGCGCGTTCGCTGGCTGAGGCTTCAAATGCCCGCGGCAAAACTTCCAGAGAGCCCTTTGCCTCGTGGCCATTGAAGGAGGGGCTGAGAAATAAGCCAGGGCCGGCAGCTCCGACGTTTTAGCAAAGTGGGGATCGTGCGCCTCAAGCGCTTTACAGTGAAGACCAGAGAACACAAAACCCTTCACGTCCCTGCCTGGGGGCCGGTGACCCTCACCTCATCTCCCTCGTGGGGATGGTAGTCAAAACGCTGTGGGGGACAGAAGGCGACCGCATGCACCTCCAGCACCTTGGCCTTGTCCCCTGAAGGGTCTAGGGCCTCCACGGCCTCTTCCAGGCTGCCCAGGCCCTGCATGTGGGAGACTTGGGCGCGGCTCTCCGCCGCCACGTAACTCCGGAGCAGCTGCGCCAGGGCTACGTGGAAGCCTGTGTCGCAGCACTGGGGAGGAGGCAAGCACGCAGCTCGGGCGGGTCCCCCGGGCCGggtccctccccccgccccctacTGCCCCCCCCCACAGTACTCACATCCATGAGGTCCATGACGTCATGTAAGTAGTAGTTGCTGACAGCGGCGTTGACACTGGCCAGGCTGAGCAGGTACTCGTTGCGCGCCTTGGTGCACTTGAGTTTGTGCTCCAAGAACTTGGCCTGACGCTGCTCAAGACCACGCAAGTACAGCAGGGTCACTGACTTGGCCGACCGGCCCCCGCCTTAGGCCTTCCGAGGAATTtccacct
Coding sequences:
- the AVPR2 gene encoding vasopressin V2 receptor; translation: MPTASTASAVPWTLSASVPPGNGSKGLLDTRNLLLAQAELALLSTVFVAVALSNGLVLGVLARRGRRGRWAPMHVFIGHLCLADLAVALFQVLPQLVWDATDRFRGPDALCRAVKYLQMVGMYASSYMILAMTLDRHRAICRPMLAYRHGGGTHWNRPVLVAWAFSLIFSLPQLFIFAQRDVGNGSGVHDCWAHFVEPWGLRAYVTWIALMVFVAPALGIAACQVLIFREIHASLLLGPAERAGACRGGHRTGSPSEGARVSAAMAKTVRMTLVIVIVYVLCWAPFFLVQLWAAWDPQAPVEEAPFVLLMLLASLNSCTNPWIYAFFSSSVSSELRSLLCGARSRAPPSSGPQEESCATASSFLAKDTSS
- the ARHGAP4 gene encoding rho GTPase-activating protein 4, translating into MAAHGKLRRERGLQAEYEAQVKEMRWQLGEQLRCLELQGELRRELLQELAEFVRRRAEVELEYSRALDKLAERFSGRGGRLGGSSREHQSFRKEPALLSPLHCWAVLLQQTRQQSRESATLGEVLAGPLAQRLSHIAEDVGRLVRKSKDLEQQLQEELLEVVSELQTAKKTYQLYHTESMNAEAKLREAERQEEKRAGRSATSAPAAATDTGTLRKSSLKKGGRLVEKRQAKFLEHKLKCTKARNEYLLSLASVNAAVSNYYLHDVMDLMDCCDTGFHVALAQLLRSYVAAESRAQVSHMQGLGSLEEAVEALDPSGDKAKVLEVHAVAFCPPQRFDYHPHEGDEVAEIRLEMELRDEILPRAQNIQSRLDRQTIETEEVSKTLKATLQVLLEAVAAEDGDALDSLQASPSTESLKSTSSDAGARQAGRRRGQQQETETFYITKLQEYLSGRSVLAKLQAKHEKLQEAIQRGDKDEQDVSWAQYTQRKQQKSRRPRPSSQYNQKLFGGDMEKFIQSSGQPVPLVVESCIRFINLNGLQHEGIFRVSGAQPRVSEIRDAFERGEDPLVEGCTPHDLDAVAGVLKLYFRSLDPPLFPPDLFGELLASAELEAVAERVEHVGRLLTQLPAPALVVLRYLFTFLNHLAQYSDENMMDPYNLAVCFGPTLLPVPAGQDPVALQGRVNQLVQTLIVQPSRVFPPVTVLPGPTYEKCMAPPSSGCLGDAQLEGLAGDNEPELEAGTVAQEDDLEGVMEAVACFAYTGRTAQELSFQRGDVLRLHERASGDWWRGECAGARGLIPHKYITLPGSAEKHTAAQGPQAAGEPVSSPEILLAMEFIHRPEPCAPPEAPLGTSGGPSGHRRHCLVPTSPERYVEVDKAVAQTMDSVFKELLGKTSARQGLGLASTCSPGHGPCSLKPPACSRLGKNKGLSRGSGVLASPSASCPQSPDSPLKH